The DNA window TTCACGCCGTTCGACGTGGCGGAGACCATGAAGAGCGCCCAGAGGACGAACACGACCGCGCCGAGTTGGACGGCCGGTAGGTCGCGGACGAAGCTGAGGAACGTCGATGCGGGGGTGAGCCCGTGTTCGTTCTGCAGGTTGATGGCGAGAACGGCGAACACGACGCCGATGACGACCTGGCCGACGATCTTGGTGCGGCCGCGGAGCCCGAGGTTCCGTTCGCGCGTGATCTTCACGTAGTCGTCGAGGAACCCGACCGCTCCGAGACCGACGAGCAGGAACAGGCCGAGCAGTCCCGACGCCGACGGCAGTGCGCCGACGACAAGATGCGCGACGAGGTAGCCGATCGTGGCGGCTGCGATGACCGCCGTCCCACCCATCGTCGGCGTGCCCTGCTTGACCTGGTGCTCTTCCGGCAGGTCGACGTGGATGGGCTGCCCGAGACCTTTGCGTACGAAGAACCTGGCGAGCAGCGGAGTCAGCACGAGAGAGAGCACGAGCGACACGCCGCCGCCGAGGAGGATCGCCTTCATCCAGGCCCCACATCCCCCTCGCCGCCGCTGATTTCCGGGGTCGACCCTAGCGAAGCGTCCGGGCGCTCCGACTCAGGGCTGGCCGTTGGTGGAAGACTGCGCGGATGGACGCAGGAGCGTGGGACGAGATCCGCACGGCGGCGCAGGCATCGCCGTATCCGGTGGAGCTGCTGGCCGCGGATCCCGACCGCGCGTCGTCGTGCCTTGCGCGGTTGGGGATCACCACGAACTCATGGCTCGGTGCGATCGTCGCCCACACCGGCGGCGTCCTCGTCGACCACGGTTGGCTGCGCGTCCTCGGCAGCGGTGTGAACGGACTCCCCGAGGTCGGCAGCATTATCGATCGAACGTTAGGCCTGCTCATCGTCGGCCACGACGTCCTCGGCGGCCAGTTCGCCTGGGTACCACCAGCCGCCGGCGCGCCGCCGACCATCCACTTCTTCGCGCCGGACACCCTTTCCTGGCTGGACACCGAGCTTGGCTACGCCGCCTGGCTGGACGCGGTCTTCGCCGGCTCCTTGACGCAGGTCTACGACACCCTCCGCTGGCCAGGTTGGGAGAACGAAGTATCCGCGTTGGCATTCGACGAGGGGATCCACACGTACCCTCCACCCTCAACAGTGGAAGGCGAGGACCTCTCGAAGGTCTCTCGGAAGGCCGTGCCGATCGCCGAGCTGTGCGAGTTCCATCACGAGCTGGCTCGGCAACTCCGATGACCGGAGTGTGGCGAATGCCGCGACCACTCGGCCGGCTCGCGGCCGGCTCGCGGCCGGCTCGCGGCCATCACGATTCGCGGGTCCGGGGCTCGGCCCCGGGGGGAACGACAAAGGGCCAGTGGGGGGAGCGGCGAATGCCGCGACCACTCGGCCGGCTCGCGGCCGGCTCGCGGGCACCACGATTCGCGGGTCCGGGGCTCGGCCCCGGGGGGAACGACAAAGGGCCAGTGGGGAAGCGGCGAATGCCGCGACCACTCGGCCGGCTCGCGGCCGGCTCGCGGCCGGCTCGCGGCCATCACGATTCGCGGGTCCGGGGCTCGGCCCCGGGGGGAACGACAAAGGGCCAGTGGGGAAGCGGCGAATGCCGCGACCACTCGGCCGGCTCGCGGCCGGCTCGCGGGCACCACGATTCGCGGGTCCGGGGCTCGGCCCCGGGGGGAACGACAAAGGGCCAGTGGGGGGAGCGGCGAATGCCGCGACCACTCGGCCGGCTCGCGGCCGGCTCGCGGGCACCACGATTCGCGGGTCCGGGGCTCGGCCCCGGGGGGAACGACAAAGGGCCAGTGGGGGGAGCGGCGAATGCCGCGACCACTCGGCCGGCTCGCGGCCGGCTCGCGGGCACCACGATTCGCGGGTCCGGGGCTCGGCCCCGGGGGGAACGACAAAGGGCCAGTGGGGGGAGCGGCGAATGCCGCGACCACTCGGCCGGCTCGCGGCCATCACGATTCGCGGGTCCGGGGCTCGGCCCCGGGGGGAACGACAAAGGGCCAGTGGGGAAGCGGCGAATGCCGCGACCACTCGGCCGGCTCGCGGCCACCACGATTCGCGGGTCCGGGGCTCGGCCCCGGGGGGAACGACAAAGGGCCAGTGGGGAAGCGGCGAATGCCGCGACCACACTGGCCCGAGGACCTTTGTGGGCGATACTGGGATCGAACCAGTGACCCCTTCGGTGTGAACGAAGTGCTCTCCCGCTGAGCTAATCGCCCCGGTTGGTGCCTGAGAACTTTAGCGTATCGCGTCACTTGGCCAGGGACCGCACCCAATCCGCGATGGACAGCACGGGGGTGGGCCAGCCGAAGGCCGCGACGTATGCCCAGACGAGCAGACCGGCGGCGACGATGACGGCCACGGCGATCAGGATGTTGCGGCGGCGTACGCGTGGATCCAGCGCTTTCTCCGCCGCGAGCTTGGCCTTCTCGCGAGCCCAGTGCAGCAGTCGTTCGGCCCAGGAGAACTCCGTCGCCAGGATCGCCAGGCCGAGGAGCAGCGCGAGCCAGCCGGGGCCGGGGGTCACGAACATGATCAGCCCGGCGACCACGAACAGGGCGCCAACGACGAAGACGCCGATGCGCCAGGTGAGGTCGAGCGGCTTGTTGTTCCGGATCCTCCCGCGGACCCGTACGTGCAGCTTCGGGCGCGACGGATCCGGAGGGGCGGGCGGGGCCGTCGGACCGGACGAAGAGTCGTCTTCATGCATTGACGACACGACCTCCCCTCCGTTACTCTGCGTCACCGTCGCTTGTGGGTCCATCCCAGTCTGACACTGCCACGCCGAAGCCGCCGAGGCAGGTTGGCGGCGAGTTGATCAAGGCCCGAGATTGACTACGAAAGGTGACCTCGTCTCAATATGTGAGAAGAATCATGGTGCGAATCGGCCAGAGTAGGACGCACCGCCCCACGCCAGTTTGGGTGTTTGGGCAAGGTGAGAGCAGACTCTCGCGCTATGGCTTTCCCGCCGGTTCCGCCCCACCCACGGAAAGGCCCCCAAGCAGAAATGGAAGCTGCCGCCAGCACGGTGACCCATGCATTGCCCCTGCGTCTGATCGACGGTTCGGGGGTCGCGTTGAAGCTCACCGCCGAACTTCGCTACGACGCGACCGACCCGTACGCGGTCGACGCCATGTTCCAGACTGGTGAGCCCCGCGGTGTCCGCTGGGTGTTCGCCCGGGAGCTGCTGTCGGAGGGAATCTTCCGCCATAGCGGCGAGGGTGACGTGCAGGTCTGGCCGTTCGTCGACAATCACGGACGGGCCACGGTGCTCATCGAGCTCCGGTCGCCCGACGGCCAGGCACAGCTCCAGGCGCCCGCCGATCGGCTCAGTGCGTTCCTGCAGAGTACGTACGCGATCGTGCCGCGCGGCGCCGAGAGCGACCACATCGATCTCGACCTGATGGTGTCCACCCTCCTGGGAGAGTCCGACACCACGGCTTGAGCCTCAGCGGTGTCCGCGTGCTGGCGACACCGTCGCGGTCAGAACGTTCGTGAACGAGATCACGCGGGGAAACACTCCGATCACCCATGGTGATACCCGCTGCCTCCGCCGGGCGGCGATCCGCCGCTGTCGATCATCGACCAGGCCCCGC is part of the Tenggerimyces flavus genome and encodes:
- a CDS encoding DUF2625 family protein → MDAGAWDEIRTAAQASPYPVELLAADPDRASSCLARLGITTNSWLGAIVAHTGGVLVDHGWLRVLGSGVNGLPEVGSIIDRTLGLLIVGHDVLGGQFAWVPPAAGAPPTIHFFAPDTLSWLDTELGYAAWLDAVFAGSLTQVYDTLRWPGWENEVSALAFDEGIHTYPPPSTVEGEDLSKVSRKAVPIAELCEFHHELARQLR
- a CDS encoding TIGR02611 family protein, which produces MHEDDSSSGPTAPPAPPDPSRPKLHVRVRGRIRNNKPLDLTWRIGVFVVGALFVVAGLIMFVTPGPGWLALLLGLAILATEFSWAERLLHWAREKAKLAAEKALDPRVRRRNILIAVAVIVAAGLLVWAYVAAFGWPTPVLSIADWVRSLAK
- a CDS encoding SsgA family sporulation/cell division regulator, which encodes MPLRLIDGSGVALKLTAELRYDATDPYAVDAMFQTGEPRGVRWVFARELLSEGIFRHSGEGDVQVWPFVDNHGRATVLIELRSPDGQAQLQAPADRLSAFLQSTYAIVPRGAESDHIDLDLMVSTLLGESDTTA